One genomic window of Leptotrichia shahii includes the following:
- a CDS encoding NAD(P)H-dependent flavin oxidoreductase produces the protein MKIERRIIMKKNRITEILGIKYPIIQGPMAWLTDAKLVAAVSNAGGLGILGPSASQTTMTPSPQETMERMREEIRKTRELTDKPFGVVIIVDVDMKFTNPLLDMIIEEKVPVALVNGVAGMDFESTFKRLKNAGIKIVFRGEPTVENARTIEKLGADVFVATGFDEGGMLPGGQIGTFSIVPLIVDSVKNIPVMAAGGISDIRGVRAAFALGAEGVFLGTRFLATEEARTAHNVKELMLKTTAEDLHIFRTLPHFYRSIPTKLSAELVEMDKNGATREELFLKQGGGKNMKLGMLDGDENGYISVGLGVSFIKEIKSVKEVVNELMADFID, from the coding sequence ATAAAAATTGAGAGGAGAATAATAATGAAAAAAAATAGAATAACAGAAATTTTAGGAATCAAATATCCGATAATACAAGGACCAATGGCATGGCTAACAGATGCAAAACTAGTAGCAGCCGTTAGTAATGCCGGTGGACTAGGAATTTTAGGACCTAGTGCAAGTCAAACAACAATGACGCCTTCTCCACAGGAAACAATGGAAAGAATGAGGGAAGAAATTAGAAAAACAAGAGAATTAACTGACAAACCTTTTGGTGTTGTAATAATAGTAGATGTAGATATGAAATTTACAAATCCTCTTTTAGATATGATAATTGAAGAAAAAGTTCCAGTTGCACTTGTAAACGGAGTCGCAGGAATGGATTTTGAAAGTACATTTAAAAGATTAAAAAATGCTGGGATTAAAATAGTCTTTAGAGGGGAACCAACTGTTGAAAATGCTAGAACTATAGAAAAATTAGGAGCAGATGTATTTGTTGCAACAGGATTTGATGAAGGAGGAATGCTTCCAGGAGGGCAGATAGGAACTTTTTCAATAGTACCTTTAATAGTAGATTCTGTAAAAAATATTCCTGTTATGGCTGCTGGAGGAATTTCTGATATACGTGGTGTCAGAGCTGCATTTGCACTTGGAGCTGAAGGAGTATTTCTTGGAACAAGATTTTTAGCTACAGAAGAAGCAAGAACAGCACATAACGTAAAAGAATTAATGCTAAAGACAACTGCTGAAGATTTACATATTTTTAGAACATTGCCTCACTTTTACAGATCTATTCCTACAAAACTATCGGCAGAATTAGTTGAAATGGATAAAAACGGTGCTACAAGAGAAGAACTGTTCTTAAAACAGGGTGGAGGAAAAAATATGAAACTCGGAATGCTTGATGGGGATGAAAATGGATACATTTCGGTCGGTTTAGGAGTAAGTTTTATTAAGGAAATTAAATCTGTTAAAGAAGTTGTAAACGAATTAATGGCTGATTTTATTGATTAA
- a CDS encoding winged helix-turn-helix transcriptional regulator, whose protein sequence is MKDLKKYKIKNIEKNNRICGINYTQKIFAGKWKITIIWFLKNEARRYSEIKKFLSNISQGSLTKQLRELEEDGIVGRKVYPEVPPRVEYFLTEKGKKLIPVLDTMEEFGNFYVEEYIKNKSI, encoded by the coding sequence ATGAAAGATTTAAAAAAATACAAAATAAAGAATATTGAAAAGAATAATAGAATATGTGGAATAAATTATACTCAAAAAATTTTTGCAGGAAAATGGAAAATAACAATTATCTGGTTTTTAAAAAATGAAGCCAGAAGATATAGTGAAATCAAAAAGTTTTTATCGAATATTTCTCAAGGTTCACTTACTAAACAGTTAAGGGAACTTGAAGAAGACGGTATCGTGGGAAGAAAAGTTTATCCTGAAGTTCCTCCTAGAGTTGAATATTTTTTGACAGAGAAAGGAAAAAAATTGATTCCTGTCCTCGATACAATGGAAGAATTTGGTAACTTTTATGTTGAGGAATACATAAAAAATAAAAGTATATAG
- a CDS encoding SDR family NAD(P)-dependent oxidoreductase yields the protein MKTKYTVITGASSGIGRAVALKFAERNKNLILIARRKNLLEDLKSEILKKNPNLEIIVIDFDLTDVGKIPELYSKLNNYHIETLINNAGFGMYGDIKEQPLNKISDMLHLNVEALTLLSSLYVQDYHNEKGSQLINISSAGGYTIVPNAIVYCATKFYVNAFTEGLALELKQNNAQLKAKVLAPAATKTNFGNVATGKTNFDYDKSYPNYHTSEEMADFLIQLYESDKTVGYISREIFEFDLSDGFFQNAFSSKNNVKF from the coding sequence ATGAAAACCAAATATACTGTTATAACAGGAGCAAGTTCGGGAATAGGTAGAGCCGTGGCTCTAAAATTCGCAGAAAGAAATAAAAATCTTATTCTGATTGCACGGAGAAAGAATTTACTAGAAGATCTAAAAAGCGAAATTTTGAAGAAAAATCCTAATTTGGAGATTATTGTAATAGATTTTGACTTAACTGATGTCGGTAAAATCCCTGAACTATATTCAAAATTAAACAATTATCACATTGAAACTTTGATAAACAATGCAGGTTTTGGGATGTATGGCGATATAAAAGAGCAGCCTTTAAATAAAATTTCAGATATGCTTCATCTCAATGTAGAAGCATTAACTTTGCTATCTTCTTTATACGTCCAAGATTACCACAACGAAAAAGGCTCTCAATTAATCAATATCTCCTCAGCAGGAGGCTACACAATCGTTCCAAACGCAATTGTCTACTGTGCCACAAAATTCTACGTAAACGCCTTCACAGAAGGACTTGCACTAGAATTAAAGCAAAACAACGCACAATTAAAAGCAAAAGTCCTAGCACCCGCCGCAACCAAAACTAACTTTGGAAATGTCGCAACTGGTAAGACTAATTTTGATTATGATAAATCTTATCCAAACTATCATACATCCGAAGAAATGGCAGATTTTCTCATTCAACTTTACGAAAGCGACAAAACTGTCGGTTACATCAGCCGTGAAATTTTTGAATTTGACTTGTCCGATGGATTTTTTCAAAATGCATTTAGTTCTAAAAATAATGTGAAATTTTAA
- a CDS encoding DapH/DapD/GlmU-related protein: METLLEKIKKVNEILKDDELFKEIHIAKGENEKLIAEMNNGYKTNEEKLKYLEKITGKSINKSVTVSLPFQTDFGKHISFGKNIFVNKEAIFVDLGGITIEDDVLIGPKVSLLTVNHILEPSKRRGLATGEIIIKKNAWIGAGSTVLAGVTIGENSVVAANSTVTKNVPNNVIVAGTPAKIIKKL; this comes from the coding sequence ATGGAAACTTTATTAGAAAAAATTAAAAAAGTAAATGAAATTTTGAAAGATGATGAACTTTTTAAAGAAATTCATATCGCCAAAGGGGAAAATGAGAAATTGATTGCTGAAATGAATAATGGATATAAAACAAATGAAGAAAAATTAAAGTATCTTGAAAAAATAACTGGTAAATCAATTAATAAATCTGTTACAGTTTCTTTACCATTTCAAACTGACTTTGGAAAACATATTTCTTTTGGAAAAAATATTTTTGTGAATAAAGAAGCAATATTTGTTGATTTAGGAGGAATTACAATTGAAGATGATGTGCTTATTGGACCTAAAGTTTCACTGCTCACTGTAAATCATATTTTAGAACCAAGCAAAAGAAGAGGACTTGCGACTGGAGAAATTATTATAAAGAAAAATGCTTGGATTGGAGCTGGATCTACAGTTTTAGCGGGAGTAACTATTGGAGAAAATTCAGTCGTTGCAGCAAATTCAACTGTTACAAAAAACGTGCCTAATAATGTGATTGTAGCTGGGACACCTGCAAAAATTATTAAAAAACTTTAA
- a CDS encoding LysR family transcriptional regulator → MELRVLKYFLVVATERNISNAAKILYVSQPALSKQLKNLEEELGVTLFKRGNRNITLTEDGVYFLTKAKEILALVDTTVANLTQEDIIGGEINIGAGESAQMGHIFKIINDMMIDYPNIKTNVTSGNADEMLLKLDNGILDFAITFGFVDKSKYEHLSLPWCDKWGLLVRKDNFLAKKDYILSKDLENIPLIVSNQTNIDNFLAGWIGKSIENFKVVGTYNLLYNASLMAKQNIGSVLCFDGIINTSESNLKFIPLKPELETEMSIIWKKNQTLSNVSKKFLENLKIYISNYN, encoded by the coding sequence ATGGAATTAAGAGTTTTAAAATATTTTTTAGTTGTGGCAACAGAAAGAAATATTTCTAATGCGGCTAAAATTCTTTATGTTTCACAGCCAGCACTTTCAAAACAATTAAAAAATCTGGAAGAAGAATTGGGTGTTACACTTTTTAAAAGAGGGAATCGGAATATTACTTTAACAGAAGATGGTGTTTATTTTTTAACAAAAGCGAAAGAAATTTTAGCATTAGTTGATACGACAGTTGCCAACTTGACACAAGAAGATATTATTGGAGGAGAGATAAATATTGGTGCAGGAGAAAGTGCTCAAATGGGACATATTTTTAAGATTATTAATGATATGATGATTGATTATCCAAATATAAAAACAAATGTTACTAGTGGAAATGCAGACGAAATGCTTTTAAAACTGGATAATGGAATTTTAGATTTTGCAATTACATTTGGGTTTGTGGATAAAAGTAAATATGAGCATTTGAGTTTGCCTTGGTGTGATAAATGGGGATTGCTTGTGAGAAAGGATAATTTTCTTGCAAAAAAAGATTATATTTTGTCCAAAGATTTAGAAAACATTCCTTTAATTGTTTCAAATCAAACAAATATAGATAATTTTTTAGCTGGCTGGATAGGAAAAAGTATAGAAAATTTTAAGGTTGTAGGTACTTATAACTTACTTTATAATGCATCATTAATGGCAAAGCAGAATATTGGAAGTGTTCTATGCTTTGATGGAATAATAAATACGAGTGAAAGCAATTTGAAATTCATTCCATTAAAACCGGAGCTTGAAACAGAGATGAGCATTATTTGGAAAAAAAATCAAACTTTATCAAATGTTTCAAAAAAATTTTTAGAAAATTTGAAAATATATATTTCTAATTATAACTAG